A single genomic interval of Corylus avellana chromosome ca10, CavTom2PMs-1.0 harbors:
- the LOC132164193 gene encoding NDR1/HIN1-like protein 1, protein MTAKHCAHHDEERAKLHRHILYGIVAFVVLVLFVVFLVWVILRPTKPQFVLRDATVYSFNVSASPPFTVSTSMQITISAKNRMDRVGIYYQNLDVYASYRSLQVTLPTMLPATYQGHNDYTVWSPFMYGNSVPVWPGLMEALQQDQNVGAVLLNIKIDGRVKWKVGTWFSGKYHLNANCPAYIKFGGANTGSPFGPVMKFTLAQVCSVDV, encoded by the coding sequence ATGACTGCCAAGCACTGCGCCCACCACGACGAGGAGCGGGCGAAGCTCCACCGCCACATATTGTACGGCATCGTCGCCTTCGTCGTCCTCGTCCTCTTCGTCGTCTTTCTCGTCTGGGTCATCCTCCGCCCCACCAAGCCCCAGTTCGTCCTCCGCGACGCCACCGTCTACTCCTTCAACGTCTCCGCCTCCCCTCCCTTCACCGTCTCCACCTCCATGCAGATAACCATCTCCGCCAAAAACCGCATGGACCGCGTCGGAATCTACTACCAGAACCTCGACGTCTACGCCTCCTACCGCAGCCTACAGGTCACGCTCCCGACCATGCTTCCGGCCACCTACCAGGGCCACAACGACTACACGGTGTGGTCGCCGTTCATGTACGGGAACTCCGTGCCGGTGTGGCCGGGATTAATGGAGGCTCTGCAGCAGGACCAGAACGTCGGCGCCGTGTTGCTGAACATCAAGATCGACGGGCGCGTCAAATGGAAGGTAGGCACGTGGTTTTCCGGCAAGTACCACTTGAACGCGAATTGTCCGGCGTACATTAAATTCGGCGGCGCCAATACCGGGAGTCCCTTTGGACCGGTAATGAAGTTCACGTTGGCGCAAGTTTGCAGTGTGGACGTTTAA
- the LOC132163905 gene encoding 5'-3' exoribonuclease 3-like — protein sequence MGVPSFYRWLTNKYPNVAVKASEDEGECINTSLPNPNGIEFDNLYLDMNGIIHPCFHPDDHPCPPETFEEVFNNIFKYVDNLFSIVRPRKLLYMAIDGVAPRAKMNQQRSRRFRTAKDREISEAEEERLREEFEMEGKPVLPKHESEISDSNIITPGTEFMYKLSEALRSHVVSRINDDPGWRDIKVIISDANVPGEGEHKIMAFIRQQRNVCTGYNPNTRHCLYGLDADLIMLALATHEVHFSILREVNLTNCFKSSNNVNATASFVKKPYEFLHVWILREYLELDMKISDPPANVKIDLERIVDDFIFLCIFCGNDFLPHMPSLEIREGAIDLLMTVYKKEFKNIGGYLLDMSRLADEKRKGYIKLSRVEKFILLVGSYEEKIFKKRSEICERKLKNLCKHSDNQVEYEGGGDMEIGIRNNFRALSSEKATSFRDSAESLTLSRGYGSADSSEIGKNTKELKEKLKSNLRKKSDLFKNGLRLDKVRLGTAGWKERYYKEKFSVETWRDSENLRKEIVKKYTEGLLWVLLYYFSGVPSWSWFYPYHYSPFASDLKGLAQVSLKFQKGSPLKPFDQLLAVLPPKSAHALPKAYQALMTDPESKIIDLYPTDFDIDFDGKRFMWQGICKLPFIVEECLLSETKELEKSLQRVEAMRNRDNFDQLYVSSTHKMASQILILSLSPDQNKVVEIDSWMSDGISGFIHLPNEDAEIVHCFEVHNSISEKRVLCVSFEMCNGSVHIPCLLEGVDCPTKIITEGDIMETELWHEYQGNNPSNSRRLQYERCRKVDSSLNSASSRSPKMIHEGYHRGFTKDSSSEVLYKGAGDGWGAGRGKVNNASNISVSSSNLNERVRPHGGAQSMNNNVWSYRNGVTYGTNNMQRQGTKFWAPVHQGRGQHAATAWKRSSATSFVPGRSRHDQHSSAEESGSH from the exons ATGGGTGTGCCGTCGTTCTACCGGTGGTTGACAAACAAGTACCCCAACGTCGCCGTTAAAGCTAGTGAAGATGAAGGAGAGTGCATCAACACCTCCTTGCCAAACCCCAATGGCATCGAGTTTGATAATTTATATCTCGATATGAATGGGATTATCCACCCCTGCTTCCACCCCGATGATCAT cCTTGCCCTCCAGAAACGTTCGAAGAAGTATTCAATAATATCTTTAAATACGTTGACAACCTTTTCAGTATCGTAAGACCACGGAAGTTACTTTATATGGCGATAG ATGGAGTTGCTCCACGGGCTAAAATGAATCAGCAACGATCTAGGCGTTTTCGGACTGCTAAGGACAGGGAAATATCT GAAGCTGAGGAAGAGAGGCTAAGAGAAGAGTTTGAAATGGAAGGAAAACCGGTTCTTCCGAAACACGAATCTGAAATTTCGGATTCCAACATAATCACTCCAGGCACAGAATTTATGTACAAATTGTCGGAGGCTCTCAGAAGCCATGTTGTTTCACGTATAAACGATGATCCGGGCTGGAGGGACATCAAG GTTATTATTTCTGATGCCAATGTTCCTGGTGAGGGCGAACATAAGATTATGGCTTTTATTCGCCAACAGAGAAATGTTTGTACTGGATATAATCCAAATACAAGGCACTGCCTCTATGGTCTG GACGCTGATCTGATAATGCTGGCTTTAGCAACACATGAagttcatttttcaattttgagagAGGTGAATTTGACTAATT GTTTTAAATCTTCTAACAATGTCAATGCAACTGCATCTTTCGTCAAAAAGCCGTATGAG TTTCTCCATGTGTGGATTCTGAGGGAATATTTGGAGCTTGACATGAAAATTTCTGATCCTCCAGCCAATGTGAAGATAGATCTTGAGCGGATAGTTGATGACTTCATTTTCTTGTGCATTTTTTGTGGCAATGATTTCCTACCCCACATGCCTTCGTTAGAAATTCGTGAG GGTGCTATTGATTTGTTGATGACTGTTTACAAAAAAGAGTTCAAGAACATTGGCGGCTATCTACTTGACATGAGCAGG CTTGctgatgaaaaaagaaaaggatatatAAAGCTATCCAGAGTAGAGaagttcattcttttggttggCTCATATGAGgagaaaattttcaagaaaagatCAGAAATTTGCGAGCGTAAACTCAAAAACCTTTGCAAGCATTCAGATAAT CAAGTTGAATATGAAGGTGGTGGTGATATGGAGATTGGTATTAGGAACAATTTCCGTGCATTATCAAGTGAGAAAGCTACATCTTTCAGGGATTCAGCAGAAAGTCTTACATTATCACGTGGGTATGGGAGTGCCGATTCTTCTGAA ATTGgcaaaaatacaaaagagttgaaagaaaagttaaaatCTAATCTTCGGAAGAAATCTGACCTATTTAAGAATGGTTTGAGGTTGGACAAA GTGAGATTGGGGACTGCTGGCTGGAAAGAAAGATACTACAAAGAGAAATTTTCTGTAGAAACCTGGAGGGATTCTGAGAACCTAAGAAAAGAAATA GTAAAGAAGTACACTGAAGGTCTATTGTGGGTTCttctatattatttttcagGGGTCCCATCTTGGTCATG GTTTTACCCATACCACTATTCACCATTTGCGTCAGATTTGAAGGGCCTTGCTCAGGTCAGTTTAAAGTTTCAAAAGGGTTCCCCATTAAAACCATTTGATCAACTTTTGGCTGTACTACCCCCAAAGAG TGCTCATGCGCTTCCTAAAGCTTACCAGGCTCTGATGACAGATCCAGAGTCCAAGATAATTGATTTATATCCTACTG ATTTTGATATCGACTTCGATGGAAAACGTTTTATGTGGCAG GGAATCTGCAAGCTCCCTTTTATTGTGGAAGAATGCCTTCTATCTGAGACTAAAGAATTAGAGAAGAGCCTTCAG AGGGTTGAAGCAATGAGGAACAGAGACAATTTTGATCAGTTATATGTGAGTAGCACACACAAGATGGCATCCCAGATTTTGATTTTGTCACTTTCCCCAGATCAAAACAAAGTGGTTGAGATAGATAGCTGGATGAG TGATGGTATTTCTGGATTTATTCATCTTCCTAATGAAGATGCTGAAATAGTTCACTGCTTTGAAGTCCATAACAGCATTAGTGAGAAACGTGTATT ATGTGTGTCTTTTGAGATGTGTAATGGTAGCGTACATATTCCGTGCCTACTTGAAGGCGTTGACTGTCCAACTAAG ATTATTACTGAAGGAGATATTATGGAAACAGAACTTTGGCATGAATACCAGGGTAACAATCCCTCCAACAG TCGCAGATTGCAGTATGAAAGATGTCGAAAAGTGGATAGTAGCCTGAATTCTGCTTCAAGCCGGTCCCCTAAGATGATACATGAAGGCTATCACAGGGGATTTACTAAAGACTCATCTTCAGAGGTGTTATATAAAGGTGCTGGTGATGGATGGGGTGCTGGTAGAGGAAAAGTTAATAATGCTTCCAATATTTCAGTGTCAAGTAGTAACTTAAATGAACGGGTCAGGCCTCATGGAGGAGCTCAGTCGATGAACAACAATGTTTGGTCGTATAGAAATGGAGTGACATACGGCA